The Setaria viridis chromosome 9, Setaria_viridis_v4.0, whole genome shotgun sequence sequence TAAAAGCCTCGGCAGATGGCCGCAGGGCTTCCGCAACTCcaccacgtcctcctcctcctcctttcccttctctgctgctgccgccgtctCCGCGCGATCCAGATGGCGCCGACcgcagcctccgccgccgccggcgggcccgacgacgaggcggccaGCGCGCTGCTGGAGCTCCTGCAGCGGGTGCAGACGGAGGCGCTGCGCGCGTTGGGGCCCGACGGCTTCGACCCCAAGCTCTACGTCGACCTGCCGCTGGCCACCGACGAGcgcaccgcggcggccgcgctgccgccgccgccgtcgacgtcgcGGGCGGAGCTGGAGTCCTACCTCGCGCGCTACTTCGGGGAGGCCGGGTCCGACCTCGTGGAGGCCGACCCGCCGGACTTCCAGCCCGAGCCGCGCGGGTTCCTGCCCCGCGTCGGGAGCCCCGAGGCGCGGGCGTGGGCGCTGGAGGTGCACGCGCTCTGGAAGGACCTGGCGCGCCGGGTGGCGCCGGACGTCGCCGCGCGGCCGGAGCGCCACACGCTGCTGCCGCTCCCTGGCAGGGTCGTCGTGCCGGGCTCCAGGTTCCGGGAGGTCTACTACTGGGACTCCTACTGGGTCGTCAggtccctctcctcctccgtctccgtCTCCCCGCACCCTTGGTTTGGTTTGACGATCTCCGCCGGTTTCCTCCATTACCGCTGCACTTTCCTTGTCGCATGCTACCAGCAGACAAATGCTAAATTAGTCTCGAACTAGTACGCACAGCTCTAGATCACGTACGATATTTCCAAGGGATCTTGTTCCGGGAGACGACACGTAATTGGTGATTCCATGGCTACAGATGGTCGAGTTAGTGCAGTGCACGTGTTCTTCCCAGGCCGTCGAACATGCGAGGGAATCTCTCGATCCTCAGCTGTCTGTTTCTGCGTTCGTCGTACTCGTACGTTTCGTCACCCGGCCGGCATGTCTGTCTGTGTTGTGTTCGTCGTCGCACGCTTGTCATCGCCATCTGGATACCAGGGCCGGCGGCTGACTTACTATGGGCGGTCATGGTCATGCTTTTGTGTCCGGCGTGCTTGTGTCATTGCAGCTCGTATTCTGAGACGAGATTTTTGACGGAGTCCAGCCGGTTTAGGGGTGTCCGGATCCTTAGTCCGAACTAAAGTttatatcacatcaaatattcggaaggtaattagaaggattaaacataagctagcctatgtttaatattctaatcagtatataaacattcgatgtgacaagaactCCTACAAGAACTTTAGGAGGTACTGAAAACCGGGGTCTACCTGTCCTCAAGGCAATGCTCTAGATCCTTATTTCTGCAatgttcttatttttttttatgttactGCACAGCTACGTGTTTGATCCCAATGGACATGGGAAACGAACAAACCCTTTGAATACATTAATCTAGACTCGAGTTGTTGTCGCTCTTCTGTTTTTATCTCTTATGGTGGTATGGCTCTGTGCAGGGGATTGCTGGTGAGCAAAATGTTTGAGACAGCAAAGGATATTGCGCTTAACCTTGTGTACATGGTGGAAAAATATGGTTTTGTTCTGAACGGCGCAAGATCCTACTACACTAACCGAAGGTGATAATAATTCTGCCTGCACCAGAGTGATCTTTAGTTTGCATCACGTACAGTGCTAAATATTAGAAGGAACTTAACATTACATAGCTTCATGGGAAGATTAGAGGCTGATCAATGAAAACTGCTAGTTGGAGTCCTGCACTTCTCTTGCTGTCAATGACGTGCAGTACCTGAAATATATTGCCATGTGGTTGTAATTGATAGATGAGATCTTTGCAGCCAGCCACCACTTTTAAGCTCGATGGTTTTGGATGTATACGGGGCAACTGGCGACGTGGACTTTGTTAGGAGAGCATTCCCCTCTCTGCTGAAAGAGCATAGCTTCTGGATGTCAGGTATAGCCCATGAAGACATCAACCATTTttgttttatatatattttcgCATGATTAGAAGTAAGCGTAACGCTGTATTGTTTCTTTATGCAGAGATTCATAATGTAGCTATTAGGGACAATAATGGTCAGGTCCGTAATTTGTCTCGGTACCAGGCGAGGTGGAACAAACCTAGGCCAGAAAGTGCAACAATTGTAAAGTCTAACTTTGATTATTTTATCTTATAGCAGCGAGAAAGTCTTACCATTTAAAGGATCAACTGACTAtagtttatttttctttcaaggACGAGGAATTGGCTTCGAAGATCAATTCTATAGCTGATAAGGAAAAACTTTACCGCGAAATTGCTTCAACAGCAGAATCAGGATGGGATTTTAGCTCTCGATGGATGAGGTTGGATGTTTGATAGCTTACACATCCCTAAAAAACAATGAGCTAAAATGTTTTGCTGTTTCATTGTTTACAAGTTAAAACATGTACTTTAATAGATGATATATATACCAAATTCATTTTTTGTAATGTTTACCACAAGTTGATTTTTAATGGTTTAACTGTTTTGTGTAGAAATTCTACTGACATGACAACATTGGCAACATCTTACATTATACCTGTGGACTTGAACACATTCATA is a genomic window containing:
- the LOC117840523 gene encoding probable trehalase; this encodes MAAGLPQLHHVLLLLLSLLCCCRRLRAIQMAPTAASAAAGGPDDEAASALLELLQRVQTEALRALGPDGFDPKLYVDLPLATDERTAAAALPPPPSTSRAELESYLARYFGEAGSDLVEADPPDFQPEPRGFLPRVGSPEARAWALEVHALWKDLARRVAPDVAARPERHTLLPLPGRVVVPGSRFREVYYWDSYWVVRGLLVSKMFETAKDIALNLVYMVEKYGFVLNGARSYYTNRSQPPLLSSMVLDVYGATGDVDFVRRAFPSLLKEHSFWMSEIHNVAIRDNNGQVRNLSRYQARWNKPRPESATIDEELASKINSIADKEKLYREIASTAESGWDFSSRWMRNSTDMTTLATSYIIPVDLNTFIFKMERDIAAFAKLLGENATSEKFLKASKARHIAIDSILWNSEMEQWLDYWLPTDGDCQKEGVYQWKSDSQNRNIFASNFIPLWLNAHHSGSVQFADAAKSKRVMASLRTSGLLHAAGIATSLTNTSQQWDFPNGWAPVQHLIVEGLLHSGSEEAVKLAEDISTRWVRTNYAAYKATGAMHEKYDVEACGKSGGGGEYKPQTGFGWSNGVVLSFLEEFGWPEHKEIGCSRRGEVDLAGA